The following proteins are co-located in the Pan troglodytes isolate AG18354 chromosome 5, NHGRI_mPanTro3-v2.0_pri, whole genome shotgun sequence genome:
- the SRF gene encoding serum response factor isoform X2, whose protein sequence is MLPSQAGAAAALGRGSALGGSLNRTPTGRPGGGGGTRGANGGRVPGNGAGLGPGRLEREAAAAAATTPAPTAGALYSGSEGDSESGEEEELGAERRGLKRSLSEMEIGMVVGGPEASAAATGGYGPVSGAVSGAKPGKKTRGRVKIKMEFIDNKLRRYTTFSKRKTGIMKKAYELSTLTGTQVLLLVASETGHVYTFATRKLQPMITSETGKALIQTCLNSPDSPPRSDPTTDQRMSATGFEETDLTYQVSESDSSGETKDTLKPAFTVTNLPGTTSTIQTAPSTSTTMQVSSGPSFPITNYLAPVSASVSPSAVSSANGTVLKSTGSGPVSSGGLMQLPTSFTLMPGGTVAQQVPVQAIQVHQAPQQASPSRDSSTDLTQTSSSGTGGVPQVFLTASSGTVQIPVSAVQLHQMAVIGQQAGSSSNLTELQVVNLDTAHSTKSE, encoded by the exons ATGTTACCGAGCCAAGCTGGGGCCGCGGCGGCTCTGGGCCGGGGCTCGGCCCTGGGGGGCAGCCTGAACCGGACCCcgacggggcggccgggcggcggcggcgggacaCGCGGGGCTAACGGGGGCCGGGTCCCCGGGAATGGCGCGGGGCTCGGGCCCGGCCGCCTGGAGCGGGAGGCTGCGGCAGCGGCGGCAACCACCCCGGCGCCCACCGCGGGGGCCCTCTACAGCGGCAGCGAGGGCGACTCGGAGTCGGgcgaggaggaggagctgggcgCCGAGCGGCGCGGCCTGAAGCGGAGCCTGAGCGAGATGGAGATCGGTATGGTGGTCGGTGGGCCCGAGGCGTCGGCAGCGGCCACCGGGGGCTACGGGCCGGTGAGCGGCGCGGTGAGCGGGGCCAAGCCGGGTAAGAAGACCCGGGGCCGCGTGAAGATCAAGATGGAGTTCATCGACAACAAGCTGCGGCGCTACACGACCTTCAGCAAGAGGAAGACGGGCATCATGAAGAAG GCCTATGAGCTGTCCACGCTGACAGGGACACAGGTGCTGTTGCTGGTGGCCAGTGAGACAGGCCATGTGTATACCTTTGCCACCCGAAAACTGCAGCCCATGATCACCAGTGAGACCGGCAAGGCACTGATTCAGACCTGCCTCAACTCGCCAGACTCTCCACCCCGTTCAGACCCCACAACAGACCAGAGAATGAGTGCCACTGGCTTTGAAGAGACAGATCTCACCTACCAGGTGTCGGAGTCTGACAGCAGTGGGGAGACCAAG GACACACTGAAGCCGGCGTTCACAGTCACCAACCTGCCGGGTACAACTTCCACCATCCAAACAGCACCTAGCACCTCTACCACCATGCAAGTCAGCAGCGGCCCCTCCTTTCCCATCACCAACTACCTGGCACCAGTGTCTGCTAGTGTCAGCCCCAGTGCTGTCAGCAGTGCCAATGGGACTGTGCTGAAGAGTACAGGCAGCGGCCCTGTCTCCTCTGGGGGCCTTATGCAGCTGCCTACCAGCTTCACCCTCATGCCTG GTGGGACAGTGGCCCAGCAGGTCCCAGTGCAGGCCATTCAAGTGCACCAGGCCCCACAGCAAGCGTCTCCCTCCCGTGACAGCAGCACAGACCTCACGCAGACCTCCTCCAGCGGGACAG GTGGCGTCCCCCAGGTGTTCCTGACAGCATCATCTGGGACAGTGCAGATCCCTGTTTCAGCAGTTCAGCTCCACCAG ATGGCTGTGATAGGGCAGCAGGCCGGGAGCAGCAGCAACCTCACCGAGCTACAGGTGGTGAACCTGGACACCGCCCACAGCACCAAGAGTGAATGA
- the SRF gene encoding serum response factor isoform X1 translates to MLPSQAGAAAALGRGSALGGSLNRTPTGRPGGGGGTRGANGGRVPGNGAGLGPGRLEREAAAAAATTPAPTAGALYSGSEGDSESGEEEELGAERRGLKRSLSEMEIGMVVGGPEASAAATGGYGPVSGAVSGAKPGKKTRGRVKIKMEFIDNKLRRYTTFSKRKTGIMKKAYELSTLTGTQVLLLVASETGHVYTFATRKLQPMITSETGKALIQTCLNSPDSPPRSDPTTDQRMSATGFEETDLTYQVSESDSSGETKDTLKPAFTVTNLPGTTSTIQTAPSTSTTMQVSSGPSFPITNYLAPVSASVSPSAVSSANGTVLKSTGSGPVSSGGLMQLPTSFTLMPGGTVAQQVPVQAIQVHQAPQQASPSRDSSTDLTQTSSSGTVTLPATIMTSSVPTTVGGHMMYPSPHAVMYAPTSGLGDGSLTVLNAFSQAPSTMQVSHSQVQEPGGVPQVFLTASSGTVQIPVSAVQLHQMAVIGQQAGSSSNLTELQVVNLDTAHSTKSE, encoded by the exons ATGTTACCGAGCCAAGCTGGGGCCGCGGCGGCTCTGGGCCGGGGCTCGGCCCTGGGGGGCAGCCTGAACCGGACCCcgacggggcggccgggcggcggcggcgggacaCGCGGGGCTAACGGGGGCCGGGTCCCCGGGAATGGCGCGGGGCTCGGGCCCGGCCGCCTGGAGCGGGAGGCTGCGGCAGCGGCGGCAACCACCCCGGCGCCCACCGCGGGGGCCCTCTACAGCGGCAGCGAGGGCGACTCGGAGTCGGgcgaggaggaggagctgggcgCCGAGCGGCGCGGCCTGAAGCGGAGCCTGAGCGAGATGGAGATCGGTATGGTGGTCGGTGGGCCCGAGGCGTCGGCAGCGGCCACCGGGGGCTACGGGCCGGTGAGCGGCGCGGTGAGCGGGGCCAAGCCGGGTAAGAAGACCCGGGGCCGCGTGAAGATCAAGATGGAGTTCATCGACAACAAGCTGCGGCGCTACACGACCTTCAGCAAGAGGAAGACGGGCATCATGAAGAAG GCCTATGAGCTGTCCACGCTGACAGGGACACAGGTGCTGTTGCTGGTGGCCAGTGAGACAGGCCATGTGTATACCTTTGCCACCCGAAAACTGCAGCCCATGATCACCAGTGAGACCGGCAAGGCACTGATTCAGACCTGCCTCAACTCGCCAGACTCTCCACCCCGTTCAGACCCCACAACAGACCAGAGAATGAGTGCCACTGGCTTTGAAGAGACAGATCTCACCTACCAGGTGTCGGAGTCTGACAGCAGTGGGGAGACCAAG GACACACTGAAGCCGGCGTTCACAGTCACCAACCTGCCGGGTACAACTTCCACCATCCAAACAGCACCTAGCACCTCTACCACCATGCAAGTCAGCAGCGGCCCCTCCTTTCCCATCACCAACTACCTGGCACCAGTGTCTGCTAGTGTCAGCCCCAGTGCTGTCAGCAGTGCCAATGGGACTGTGCTGAAGAGTACAGGCAGCGGCCCTGTCTCCTCTGGGGGCCTTATGCAGCTGCCTACCAGCTTCACCCTCATGCCTG GTGGGACAGTGGCCCAGCAGGTCCCAGTGCAGGCCATTCAAGTGCACCAGGCCCCACAGCAAGCGTCTCCCTCCCGTGACAGCAGCACAGACCTCACGCAGACCTCCTCCAGCGGGACAG TGACGCTGCCCGCCACCATCATGACGTCATCCGTGCCCACAACTGTGGGTGGCCACATGATGTACCCTAGCCCGCATGCGGTGATGTATGCCCCCACCTCGGGCCTGGGTGATGGCAGCCTCACCGTGCTGAATGCCTTCTCCCAGGCACCATCCACCATGCAGGTGTCACACAGCCAGGTCCAGGAGCCAG GTGGCGTCCCCCAGGTGTTCCTGACAGCATCATCTGGGACAGTGCAGATCCCTGTTTCAGCAGTTCAGCTCCACCAG ATGGCTGTGATAGGGCAGCAGGCCGGGAGCAGCAGCAACCTCACCGAGCTACAGGTGGTGAACCTGGACACCGCCCACAGCACCAAGAGTGAATGA